In one Thermosipho ferrireducens genomic region, the following are encoded:
- a CDS encoding DNA alkylation repair protein: protein MKRIEDLKKELEKYIEEEKSKFLAKFFQAYPGGYGEGDKFLGIRVPYLRKIAKKYRNLTFEETEKLLNSEYHEHRLTAVFILIHKFKGSPEKVVSIYLCNIEKINNWDLVDSSAPHILGRYLDNKDRKILYEFASSNNLWRQRIAIISTHYFIKQNDFNDAIRIAEILVNHKHDLIHKAVGWTLREIGKRDKNLEIEFLKRHYKAMPRTMLRYAIEKFPENERIKFLHGEF from the coding sequence ATGAAAAGAATTGAAGATTTAAAAAAAGAACTGGAAAAGTACATTGAAGAGGAAAAATCAAAATTTTTAGCTAAATTTTTTCAAGCATATCCTGGTGGTTATGGTGAAGGTGATAAATTTTTAGGAATTCGTGTTCCTTATCTGAGAAAAATTGCAAAAAAATACCGAAATCTTACTTTTGAAGAAACTGAAAAACTTTTGAACTCAGAATATCATGAGCATCGTCTTACTGCTGTATTTATTCTTATTCACAAATTTAAAGGATCTCCTGAAAAGGTTGTCAGTATATACCTTTGTAACATTGAAAAAATTAACAACTGGGACCTGGTTGATTCTTCAGCGCCACATATTTTAGGTAGATACTTAGATAATAAAGATAGAAAAATTTTGTACGAATTTGCATCATCGAACAATTTGTGGAGACAAAGGATAGCAATTATAAGTACACATTATTTTATTAAACAGAACGATTTTAACGACGCGATCAGAATTGCTGAAATTTTAGTTAATCATAAACACGATTTAATACATAAAGCAGTTGGATGGACATTGAGAGAAATTGGAAAAAGAGACAAAAATCTGGAAATAGAATTTTTGAAAAGACATTACAAAGCCATGCCCCGTACAATGCTTAGATACGCTATTGAAAAATTTCCCGAAAATGAACGAATAAAATTTCTGCATGGAGAATTTTAG
- a CDS encoding CPBP family intramembrane glutamic endopeptidase, whose amino-acid sequence MKKIKSGSFVLLVIFLFFGWYFAFQTNLFDFWIRMTLTTLVAAVLAIIMGGKVNIVPNRLEIPIIIIVSIFSYVLFLILDLISSFIPLFNAHINSVYKLSEGQNVLKVVITLLLIAFFEEIIWRGFITEYLLQTLNIVPAIFISSILYSVVHIFTGNVALIGGAFFLGLILAFVYTITGKVSTTAFIHAIWGLLVFLIFPFD is encoded by the coding sequence GTGAAAAAGATAAAGTCAGGAAGTTTTGTATTATTGGTTATTTTCCTATTTTTCGGTTGGTATTTTGCATTCCAAACAAATTTGTTTGATTTCTGGATAAGAATGACGTTAACAACATTAGTCGCGGCAGTTCTTGCTATTATCATGGGGGGAAAAGTAAACATTGTTCCTAACAGATTAGAAATACCTATTATTATAATTGTAAGTATTTTTAGTTATGTACTATTTTTAATCTTAGACTTAATATCATCTTTTATACCGCTTTTCAACGCGCATATTAATTCCGTTTACAAACTTTCAGAGGGACAAAACGTGTTAAAAGTAGTTATTACTTTATTATTAATTGCATTCTTTGAAGAAATAATCTGGAGAGGGTTTATAACCGAATATTTATTACAAACTCTAAATATTGTACCTGCTATATTTATTTCTTCTATACTGTATTCAGTTGTACATATCTTTACGGGGAATGTTGCATTAATAGGTGGAGCATTTTTCCTGGGATTGATTTTAGCCTTCGTTTACACTATTACAGGGAAAGTAAGCACCACAGCATTTATACACGCGATATGGGGATTATTAGTATTCCTTATATTCCCTTTTGATTGA
- the rmuC gene encoding DNA recombination protein RmuC, translated as MISTLNLVMVSLVTMILGILIGYLFGYKLGQKEKISQEFNNQLSTINNLSVQIAELKAKYEEIEKARMESEKQKEKINEEKERRFKEFIENTQKLFSELSEKTIKIDEEKDKRISSLVQQMKEFFEEQKENTEKFLLEQGKSREEIEKRRDAQIEDMKRMISMFAKTVSGTKTRGITGEILLKEALKDSIKVGLIKTNLKTQNGEVEFAWDLGDGKYIPIDSKLPDVFQLLEKYSKTEEISEREKIKKEIINKVKKQIQNVQKYQNLVNTIDSCILVVPEAILELAPELISLGKENNVFVCSYKDVFVIAHTLQDKYIRLKEEGDIGRYKQIIEILLQLMEKINKKTTAIDRAITQIRNANDEIKENVIRAKSTEAFSSIDVSKNKN; from the coding sequence GTGATAAGTACTCTTAATTTAGTAATGGTTTCATTAGTTACAATGATTCTTGGGATCTTAATCGGGTATCTTTTTGGGTACAAATTGGGACAAAAAGAGAAAATTTCTCAGGAATTTAATAATCAATTATCAACTATTAACAATCTTTCAGTTCAAATAGCAGAGTTAAAGGCAAAATATGAAGAAATAGAAAAGGCAAGAATGGAGTCTGAAAAGCAAAAAGAGAAAATAAATGAGGAAAAGGAGCGAAGATTTAAAGAATTTATTGAAAACACGCAAAAGCTTTTTTCCGAGCTTAGCGAGAAGACCATAAAAATAGATGAGGAAAAAGATAAAAGAATTAGTTCTCTTGTTCAACAAATGAAAGAATTTTTTGAAGAGCAAAAAGAAAACACTGAAAAATTTTTATTGGAACAAGGTAAATCAAGAGAAGAAATTGAAAAAAGACGTGATGCTCAAATAGAAGACATGAAAAGAATGATATCTATGTTTGCAAAAACAGTTTCAGGTACCAAAACAAGGGGTATTACTGGTGAAATTTTGTTAAAAGAAGCATTGAAAGATTCCATAAAGGTAGGACTAATAAAGACTAATTTAAAAACACAAAACGGTGAAGTAGAATTTGCCTGGGATTTAGGCGATGGAAAATATATTCCTATTGATTCAAAGTTACCTGATGTTTTTCAACTATTAGAAAAATACAGTAAGACTGAGGAAATAAGCGAGAGGGAGAAAATTAAAAAAGAAATAATCAACAAGGTAAAAAAGCAGATTCAAAATGTGCAAAAGTATCAAAATCTTGTAAATACTATCGATAGTTGCATATTAGTTGTACCTGAGGCTATTTTAGAACTTGCACCCGAATTAATAAGTTTAGGAAAAGAGAATAACGTATTCGTATGTAGTTATAAAGATGTCTTTGTCATTGCCCATACATTACAGGATAAATATATAAGATTGAAAGAAGAGGGAGATATAGGAAGATACAAGCAAATAATTGAAATCTTACTCCAGCTTATGGAAAAAATTAATAAAAAAACCACAGCAATCGACAGAGCCATTACTCAGATTCGTAACGCGAACGATGAAATAAAAGAAAACGTTATTAGAGCAAAAAGTACTGAAGCCTTTTCATCTATAGATGTATCAAAAAATAAAAATTGA
- the pepV gene encoding dipeptidase PepV has protein sequence MDEKIGSKIDLLVEKYFEQALDSLKTIVGIKSVMNTPEENMPFGEGPAKALLETLRICEQLGFKTLNVDNYAGHVTYGNKGKLYAILGHLDVVPEGDLEKWNSNPYELNIRNGKMYGRGVSDDKGPSIGALYALKIATELVESPENTVRIVFGTNEENGSNCLKYYFKKQPYPDVAVTPDGYFPVIFAEKGNVTYQLSTGLKNDYHTKLLKMNAGVAPNVVPETCEVVIKTEKVNEIEYTIKNHKSNCSFEYTVNGDEITIRSIGKSAHGASPELGINAASCMLELLTKIDFGPGNWIFETLFEKIGKDVNGKGLDIFGEDKISGQLTCNLGILRFEKDRLYAIINIRYPIFFNEEMITIQIKEALKGFDIEEKSHSKPLYVSKDSSLIKSLLNVYRSVTNDESEPIAIGGGTYVRRVPYGVTFGATFPGEDTAMHQPNENWSLESFKKFIRIYARLIYTWLTEDHS, from the coding sequence ATGGACGAAAAAATTGGTTCAAAGATTGATTTGTTAGTTGAGAAATATTTTGAACAGGCTCTGGATTCACTAAAAACTATAGTAGGAATAAAGTCTGTTATGAACACTCCAGAAGAGAATATGCCGTTTGGGGAAGGTCCTGCAAAAGCACTGTTGGAAACTCTTAGAATTTGTGAGCAACTTGGTTTCAAAACTCTAAATGTAGATAATTATGCGGGGCATGTAACTTATGGAAATAAAGGTAAGCTATATGCAATACTCGGACACTTAGATGTGGTACCTGAAGGTGATTTAGAAAAATGGAACAGTAATCCCTATGAATTGAATATTAGAAACGGAAAAATGTATGGCAGAGGAGTTTCTGATGATAAAGGTCCAAGCATAGGTGCTTTATATGCGCTTAAAATTGCTACAGAATTGGTTGAAAGTCCTGAAAACACAGTAAGAATAGTTTTTGGAACAAACGAAGAAAACGGTTCAAATTGTTTAAAATACTATTTTAAAAAGCAACCCTATCCAGATGTTGCTGTTACTCCAGATGGGTATTTTCCCGTTATATTTGCAGAAAAAGGAAATGTTACGTATCAACTCTCAACTGGCCTGAAAAATGATTATCATACAAAGTTATTGAAGATGAACGCAGGAGTTGCACCAAATGTAGTACCTGAAACCTGTGAAGTAGTTATCAAAACAGAAAAAGTTAATGAAATAGAATACACTATTAAAAATCACAAAAGTAATTGTTCATTTGAGTATACAGTAAATGGCGATGAAATAACAATAAGGTCAATAGGGAAATCTGCGCATGGTGCGAGTCCAGAACTTGGAATAAATGCTGCATCTTGTATGTTAGAGTTGTTAACAAAAATTGATTTTGGGCCGGGAAATTGGATTTTTGAAACTTTATTTGAAAAAATAGGAAAAGATGTAAATGGAAAAGGTCTGGATATATTTGGTGAAGATAAAATAAGTGGGCAATTAACGTGTAATCTTGGAATATTAAGGTTCGAAAAGGATCGTTTATATGCGATTATAAATATAAGATATCCGATCTTTTTTAATGAAGAGATGATAACTATCCAGATAAAAGAAGCTTTGAAAGGGTTTGATATAGAGGAAAAGTCCCATAGTAAACCCCTGTATGTTTCAAAAGATAGTTCCCTTATTAAGTCATTGCTAAACGTGTATAGAAGTGTCACAAACGATGAAAGCGAGCCAATTGCAATTGGTGGTGGAACATATGTAAGGAGGGTGCCATACGGTGTGACATTTGGCGCGACATTTCCTGGTGAAGATACTGCAATGCATCAACCAAATGAGAATTGGTCATTAGAGTCGTTTAAAAAATTTATCAGAATTTATGCACGGTTAATTTATACATGGTTAACAGAGGATCATTCATGA
- the menA gene encoding 1,4-dihydroxy-2-naphthoate octaprenyltransferase, with protein sequence MKVLLIAIRPFSFVASFLPVTVGALLAERFNFSLYFLSLLAAILIHAGVNTTNDYFDFKKGVDNKNSLGSSGLLINGQVKPSKIVTISIVCYILGTLLGLYLVLKVGTGLIWYGIVGILFGYLYTGKPLQLKYKALGTFQVFILMGPLMVLGSYYVQTGQFSYKALLLSIPIGLMTDLILHANEIRDSQFDSKVGIKTLSIILGDKKAANLYFILVVLIYILFIVLYLMKVFNAFILLSFLVLPLYISIFKLLKEKALGKKSPKEIANVDKMGALAEMVITVIIIVSMLR encoded by the coding sequence ATGAAGGTTCTATTAATTGCTATTAGACCATTTTCATTTGTAGCCAGTTTTTTGCCTGTAACTGTAGGAGCTTTGTTAGCAGAAAGGTTCAATTTTTCACTTTATTTTTTATCACTTTTAGCAGCAATTTTAATTCATGCTGGTGTAAATACGACAAATGATTATTTTGATTTTAAAAAAGGTGTTGATAATAAAAATTCTTTAGGTTCCAGTGGATTATTGATTAATGGTCAAGTTAAACCTTCAAAGATAGTAACTATAAGTATTGTTTGTTATATTTTAGGGACACTTCTGGGATTATATCTTGTTTTAAAGGTTGGCACAGGCTTAATCTGGTATGGAATTGTAGGAATTCTTTTTGGTTATTTGTACACTGGGAAACCTTTACAGTTAAAATACAAAGCGTTAGGTACGTTTCAGGTGTTTATATTGATGGGGCCATTAATGGTTTTGGGCTCCTATTATGTTCAGACAGGGCAATTTTCATATAAAGCTTTATTACTTTCAATTCCTATAGGTTTGATGACAGATCTTATTTTACATGCTAATGAGATTAGAGACTCACAATTTGACAGCAAGGTTGGAATAAAAACACTATCAATTATTCTTGGTGATAAAAAAGCTGCGAATTTATATTTTATACTTGTAGTTTTAATATACATTTTGTTTATTGTTTTGTATTTAATGAAAGTTTTTAATGCTTTTATATTGTTAAGTTTTTTAGTCCTTCCATTATATATATCCATTTTTAAACTTCTGAAAGAAAAAGCCTTAGGTAAAAAATCTCCAAAAGAAATAGCAAATGTAGATAAGATGGGCGCATTAGCAGAAATGGTTATTACTGTAATAATTATTGTTTCAATGTTGAGGTGA
- a CDS encoding alpha/beta hydrolase family protein, with the protein MSTSRKDNVKKLLVISLVLIILGSFLAHMFNTSFYKVKVTRIKFKTENGTLSGLLYMPKDANSNNPKPTIITTHGYLNSAEMQDAGAIEMSRRGFIVLALDMYEHGHSLYGKEYKASSAFFTFWPVSLYDAVQYMYKQNYVLKDEKGNGIIAVAGHSMGGFSTTMAIVRDEQDFAQTGIRKIYAGLPMASDYSISSYIGVTADVAFQAYGPRPIGIVAAHYDDFFFDPEARKTGETVVFKDYIKTTEGQAFLGNPPAPKQDTFYTLKNGSIRVIFEPYEIHPWNHFSYTTTGHQIEFYSRAFAKYADLLNLDLSKTNQIWFLKEYSEFIALIGFFMLPIALILLLIKLPFFSLSKTTPVEIFKGSISKKSGIVLWSLTIFAISFPALFFPTLMDKTGLGMAILKYASITLMIAATVIGLIVAFKRKEKAKSTILGTILIILANLSLLLTIIYSNKMFKLNSYFNQPTTNQILYWAIVVAEVVLIIELINYFTIKKPAGANSKQYGFLVNPKTIVASLITVIFAVFLSYLVLYIVDAVFKTDFRIWTWAVKTFETWHLSAALRYIPLYFIFYFVMTVVVNALSNQFKGWKGYVIAFVQMFGGLVVYLSLHYGLLFATGRAFCPDQSLTSILLFALIPTLLVATVYMKYLFKKTGNVYTAAFLNAILMTMITAANTITYVNLK; encoded by the coding sequence ATGAGTACAAGTAGGAAAGACAATGTCAAAAAGTTACTTGTGATATCATTAGTCCTGATAATTCTGGGAAGTTTTTTGGCTCATATGTTTAACACTTCGTTTTATAAAGTCAAAGTTACCCGCATTAAATTTAAGACGGAAAACGGTACACTCTCTGGGTTACTTTACATGCCCAAAGATGCAAATTCCAACAATCCTAAACCCACCATAATTACAACTCACGGTTATTTAAATTCTGCCGAAATGCAAGATGCGGGAGCAATTGAAATGTCAAGAAGAGGGTTTATAGTTCTTGCACTTGATATGTATGAACATGGCCATTCTTTGTATGGGAAAGAATATAAAGCTTCCAGTGCATTCTTTACTTTTTGGCCTGTAAGTTTGTATGACGCTGTACAATACATGTACAAACAAAATTATGTTTTGAAGGATGAAAAAGGAAATGGAATCATAGCAGTGGCAGGACATTCAATGGGTGGTTTTTCAACGACTATGGCAATTGTAAGAGATGAACAAGACTTTGCACAAACAGGTATTAGAAAAATATATGCTGGATTACCGATGGCTTCAGATTATAGTATTTCAAGTTATATTGGAGTTACCGCTGATGTGGCATTCCAAGCATACGGTCCTAGACCAATTGGAATTGTAGCTGCACATTATGATGATTTTTTCTTTGATCCAGAAGCCAGAAAAACTGGTGAAACAGTTGTTTTTAAAGATTATATTAAAACAACTGAAGGACAAGCCTTTTTGGGTAATCCTCCAGCTCCAAAACAAGATACCTTCTATACTTTAAAAAACGGATCAATAAGAGTAATTTTTGAACCATATGAAATTCATCCATGGAATCATTTCTCTTATACCACAACAGGTCACCAAATTGAGTTTTATTCCCGTGCATTTGCAAAGTATGCTGATTTACTAAATCTTGATTTATCAAAAACAAACCAAATTTGGTTTTTAAAAGAATATTCAGAATTCATTGCATTAATTGGATTCTTTATGTTGCCAATTGCATTAATTTTATTACTTATAAAATTACCATTTTTTTCTTTGTCAAAAACTACACCTGTTGAAATATTTAAAGGCTCCATCTCCAAAAAATCGGGTATCGTTTTATGGAGTTTAACCATATTCGCTATATCATTCCCCGCATTATTCTTTCCAACATTGATGGATAAAACAGGATTAGGTATGGCTATTTTAAAATATGCTTCGATAACATTAATGATTGCTGCAACTGTGATAGGACTAATCGTTGCATTTAAAAGAAAAGAAAAAGCAAAATCTACAATCTTGGGAACAATCTTAATAATCTTAGCAAATTTAAGTTTGTTATTAACTATTATTTACTCAAATAAGATGTTTAAACTAAATAGTTATTTTAATCAACCAACAACCAATCAAATTCTTTACTGGGCAATTGTTGTTGCCGAAGTAGTATTGATAATAGAATTAATTAATTACTTTACTATAAAGAAACCTGCAGGTGCAAATTCTAAACAATATGGTTTTTTGGTAAACCCAAAAACAATTGTTGCTTCGTTAATTACTGTAATTTTCGCAGTCTTTTTGTCATATTTAGTTCTTTACATTGTAGACGCCGTATTTAAAACCGATTTTAGGATATGGACCTGGGCAGTAAAAACGTTTGAAACATGGCATCTAAGTGCTGCACTTAGATATATACCCCTTTATTTTATATTCTATTTTGTTATGACTGTAGTCGTAAATGCTCTATCTAATCAATTTAAAGGATGGAAAGGATACGTGATTGCTTTTGTTCAAATGTTTGGGGGACTAGTAGTCTATTTATCGCTTCACTATGGACTACTCTTTGCAACTGGAAGAGCATTTTGCCCTGATCAATCACTAACAAGTATATTGTTATTTGCACTTATTCCAACTTTATTAGTTGCAACTGTTTATATGAAATACTTATTTAAGAAAACTGGAAATGTGTACACTGCTGCTTTTTTAAATGCCATTTTAATGACAATGATTACAGCAGCAAATACAATTACATACGTTAATTTAAAATGA
- a CDS encoding DUF981 family protein, giving the protein MFVDYLTLFMGDIVAGFALLLFFVWSGMEPEKSKSFSPAFGVVGLIGVIAGLHMVLTWPLPGVHNIVFGEAFTLYGFVFLAAAFALAKGWDLTPVTIFALVAGIYAVILSGAILKYDITRNPVETFLGYLGTGLTGILSPIVWKLRDNKIIKVLAIILLVLTLLAWFITMAGSLIGHTDPQGSFGKWVPLPMKK; this is encoded by the coding sequence ATGTTTGTTGATTATTTAACACTTTTTATGGGTGATATTGTTGCGGGTTTTGCTTTGTTATTATTCTTTGTCTGGTCGGGAATGGAACCTGAAAAAAGCAAATCATTTTCTCCAGCATTTGGTGTAGTTGGGCTTATAGGAGTTATTGCAGGATTGCATATGGTACTAACATGGCCACTTCCAGGCGTACATAACATTGTATTTGGTGAGGCATTTACATTATATGGATTTGTATTTCTTGCAGCGGCTTTTGCACTTGCAAAAGGATGGGATTTAACACCAGTTACAATTTTTGCTCTTGTAGCAGGTATTTATGCAGTAATCTTATCGGGGGCTATTTTGAAGTATGATATTACAAGAAATCCAGTCGAAACTTTCCTTGGATACCTGGGTACAGGCTTAACAGGTATTCTAAGCCCTATTGTTTGGAAACTTAGAGATAACAAAATTATAAAAGTACTGGCAATTATTCTGCTTGTTTTGACTCTTTTAGCCTGGTTTATCACCATGGCTGGTTCATTAATTGGTCATACAGATCCACAGGGAAGTTTTGGAAAATGGGTACCTCTTCCCATGAAAAAATAA
- a CDS encoding polyprenyl synthetase family protein — protein MKINGQNQFDNIEEKDLEYVRSKIKETLKNSLPENVYDSLPPSGKMLRVRLAVMLFKKFFKKLSEEHIKSLVALELVHLASLLHDDVIDHSVMRRGKETINVLFGDTTAVAVGDIVLVLAFELVEEIGIEKLRKAFLKVIKMMSVGEMLEQLNKGKPISRKTYFEIVNGKSGSLFGLSTWIPSIFKGDSNNDYYKIGEKLGQYYQVADDILDFEKPEKVGKSTMLDIKNGIISYPIILAFEKESSLVKAYEKNDWKKVYNFIINNKILEQAKDELNGMITKFVQTYSWLNNYVMGIFNQFFK, from the coding sequence ATGAAAATAAATGGCCAAAATCAGTTTGACAACATAGAAGAAAAAGATTTAGAGTATGTCAGGAGTAAAATTAAAGAAACATTGAAAAATTCTCTACCTGAAAATGTATATGATTCTTTACCTCCTTCCGGGAAAATGCTCAGGGTAAGACTGGCAGTAATGCTTTTTAAAAAATTCTTTAAAAAATTGAGTGAAGAACATATTAAAAGTTTAGTTGCTTTAGAACTTGTTCATCTGGCTTCACTGTTACACGATGATGTAATTGATCATTCTGTTATGAGAAGAGGTAAAGAAACCATAAATGTTCTATTTGGTGATACTACCGCAGTAGCTGTGGGAGATATAGTATTGGTATTAGCATTTGAACTGGTAGAAGAAATCGGGATCGAAAAACTAAGAAAAGCATTTTTAAAAGTTATTAAAATGATGTCAGTAGGTGAGATGTTAGAACAACTTAATAAAGGGAAACCTATCTCGAGAAAAACTTATTTTGAAATAGTAAATGGAAAAAGTGGAAGCTTGTTTGGACTTTCAACCTGGATTCCTTCAATTTTTAAAGGCGATTCAAACAATGATTATTACAAAATTGGAGAAAAACTGGGACAATATTACCAGGTGGCTGATGATATTTTAGACTTTGAAAAGCCTGAAAAAGTTGGAAAATCAACTATGCTTGATATAAAAAATGGAATAATATCTTATCCAATAATACTGGCCTTTGAAAAAGAAAGTTCACTTGTTAAAGCTTACGAAAAAAATGATTGGAAAAAAGTTTATAATTTCATAATAAACAACAAAATTTTGGAACAGGCAAAAGATGAATTAAATGGAATGATTACGAAATTTGTACAAACTTATTCGTGGTTAAACAATTATGTGATGGGCATTTTTAACCAGTTTTTCAAATAG
- a CDS encoding PDDEXK family nuclease, whose amino-acid sequence MINSEINYFLISVSNSNNLELCRKYAIAGFTNSINGFWTYSDINIGDYISFLYGAKIKDLYRVTKKMAFKNADQLPPWPLIKFKSSGRIYYFPFRLYLEKVRSLDESLVRAEFSYVAENLLLRGGYRKTHFQADLTTLHNVSSFGKINKGNPETLEINSETFTPKIVFSKENEEIPFKFSFHELILQSLIRKKIKNFLLKDILEAFKESFSIDDFEILGEKALPEGFVDIFIKLKYPIAINRYILVEVKTGKVTTNDIKQLQNYLNQFGKEALGGVLIAKDLPKLIHLKDNNIVYVRYYFEDLDINDVYSFEELLKMLKFTIV is encoded by the coding sequence ATGATAAATTCAGAAATTAATTATTTCTTAATTTCTGTTTCAAATAGTAATAATCTTGAATTGTGTAGAAAATATGCTATAGCTGGATTTACAAATAGTATCAACGGATTTTGGACATACTCTGACATAAATATAGGAGATTATATTTCTTTTCTTTACGGCGCAAAAATAAAAGACTTATATCGTGTTACTAAAAAAATGGCTTTTAAAAATGCAGATCAACTTCCTCCTTGGCCTTTAATAAAATTCAAAAGTTCAGGTAGAATATACTATTTCCCGTTTAGATTATATTTAGAAAAAGTAAGAAGTTTAGATGAATCATTAGTAAGAGCTGAGTTTTCGTATGTAGCTGAAAATTTATTATTAAGAGGAGGATATAGGAAGACTCATTTTCAAGCTGATCTAACAACATTACACAACGTTTCAAGTTTTGGAAAAATAAACAAAGGAAATCCAGAAACTTTGGAAATTAATTCCGAAACGTTTACTCCCAAGATAGTTTTCAGCAAAGAAAATGAAGAAATACCATTTAAATTTAGTTTTCACGAACTTATTCTTCAATCTCTAATACGTAAAAAAATAAAAAATTTCTTACTAAAAGATATTTTAGAAGCTTTTAAAGAAAGTTTTTCTATAGATGATTTTGAAATTTTAGGCGAAAAAGCCCTACCTGAAGGATTTGTTGACATTTTTATAAAACTAAAGTACCCAATAGCTATAAACAGGTATATATTAGTAGAAGTTAAGACAGGAAAAGTTACTACAAACGATATTAAACAATTGCAAAATTATTTGAACCAGTTTGGGAAAGAAGCTCTCGGAGGGGTTTTAATTGCTAAGGATCTTCCAAAATTAATACACTTAAAGGATAATAATATTGTTTACGTGAGATACTATTTTGAAGATTTAGACATTAATGACGTTTATTCATTCGAAGAGCTTTTAAAAATGTTAAAATTTACGATTGTATAA
- a CDS encoding carboxylesterase family protein produces the protein MNFIEKFKPFVYKDEFIELPYRLFIPSLKTQKLYPLIVFLHGAGERGIDNVKQITANQGATIWVSNEIQRENPSFVLAPQCPENSWWGNYPKDNEAFEPNSILYTVMLVINKLIREYPIDEDRIYITGLSMGGFGTITLLKEFPDKFSAGVIVCGGGNLKNIEKIKNIHLWFFHAEDDSIVHVNFSRKLVKALKEIGGKVNYTEYPEGLLKNMGHDPHESWVLAYQDKSMLKWLFSNFKGGVV, from the coding sequence TTGAATTTTATTGAGAAATTTAAACCTTTTGTTTACAAAGATGAATTTATTGAACTTCCCTATCGTTTATTTATACCTTCGTTAAAAACTCAAAAATTATATCCTTTGATTGTATTTCTTCATGGAGCTGGTGAAAGAGGAATTGATAATGTTAAACAAATTACCGCAAATCAAGGTGCAACGATTTGGGTTTCTAATGAAATTCAACGTGAAAATCCATCCTTTGTTCTTGCGCCTCAATGCCCTGAAAATAGCTGGTGGGGAAATTATCCAAAAGATAATGAAGCTTTTGAACCTAATTCAATTTTATATACAGTTATGCTTGTAATCAATAAATTGATAAGAGAATATCCAATTGACGAAGATAGAATTTACATAACCGGGTTATCAATGGGAGGCTTTGGGACAATTACGCTGCTAAAAGAATTTCCTGATAAATTTTCAGCAGGGGTTATTGTTTGTGGAGGAGGTAATCTAAAAAACATTGAAAAAATTAAAAACATTCACTTATGGTTTTTCCACGCCGAAGATGACTCAATAGTTCATGTGAATTTTTCAAGGAAATTAGTCAAAGCCCTTAAAGAAATCGGTGGTAAAGTTAATTATACAGAATATCCAGAAGGTTTATTAAAAAACATGGGGCACGATCCTCACGAGTCATGGGTTCTGGCATATCAAGATAAATCTATGCTCAAATGGTTATTTAGTAATTTTAAAGGGGGAGTTGTGTGA